A window of Aeromicrobium sp. A1-2 contains these coding sequences:
- a CDS encoding YggS family pyridoxal phosphate-dependent enzyme — protein MSRRDEIAAGLAETEQRIAAACEAAGRDRSEITLIAVTKTYPASDVELLTGLGITDMGENRHPEAELKLDELRAGRQTGAPPLPRCHFLGGLQTNKAGAVARYADVVHSVDRVKLANSLARGAEAAGRTLTCLVQVDFSATDPGRSGVVPAGIADVASAIAGSAHLELGGLMTVAPLGEDPAPHFAHLVRLSQDLRAEHPEATIISAGMSGDFGAAIDAGATHLRIGRSILGERPPAG, from the coding sequence ATGAGCCGCCGAGACGAGATCGCTGCTGGGCTGGCGGAGACCGAGCAGCGCATCGCCGCGGCCTGCGAGGCCGCCGGCCGGGACCGGTCGGAAATCACACTAATCGCCGTCACCAAGACCTATCCGGCCTCCGACGTCGAGCTGTTGACCGGACTCGGGATCACCGACATGGGGGAGAACCGCCACCCGGAGGCAGAGTTGAAGCTCGATGAGCTGCGGGCCGGACGCCAGACTGGCGCCCCGCCGCTGCCGAGGTGCCATTTCCTGGGCGGGCTGCAGACCAACAAGGCCGGCGCCGTCGCGCGGTATGCCGACGTCGTGCACAGCGTCGACCGGGTCAAGCTCGCGAACTCTCTCGCCCGAGGAGCCGAGGCCGCCGGTCGCACCCTGACCTGTCTGGTCCAGGTCGACTTCTCCGCGACGGACCCAGGCCGCTCGGGTGTCGTGCCCGCGGGCATCGCCGATGTGGCGTCGGCCATCGCCGGATCCGCGCACCTCGAGCTGGGTGGCCTGATGACCGTCGCGCCGCTCGGCGAGGACCCCGCGCCACACTTCGCGCACCTCGTGCGGCTGTCCCAGGACCTGCGCGCAGAGCACCCCGAGGCCACGATCATCTCCGCCGGGATGAGCGGGGACTTCGGGGCGGCGATCGACGCCGGCGCGACACACCTGCGTATCGGGCGTTCGATACTCGGTGAGCGTCCTCCGGCGGGGTAA
- a CDS encoding cell division protein FtsQ/DivIB — translation MSDQRFVARATALRQRRWKQAAIAVLGLIVVGTLVWIVMFSSVLSVHRVAVDGETSLAEADIRRKADVQIGQPLARIDVATIEARVASMERVRTVTVSRSWLHTVKITVVERKPVAWIAVGGAIRGLDRDGIDFRTYDKAPKGLIEATVTETDTRGRQQTLEAVASVVEVIDSEEPALRKVMQGISAASKDSIELDLTKGRTVVWGSRADPGHKLSVLRALLRIDAVRYDVSAPDQPTTRK, via the coding sequence GTGAGCGATCAACGCTTCGTGGCTCGTGCCACGGCGCTGCGACAGCGACGCTGGAAACAGGCGGCGATCGCGGTCCTGGGTCTCATAGTCGTCGGGACCCTGGTCTGGATCGTGATGTTCTCGAGCGTCCTCTCGGTGCACAGGGTCGCGGTGGACGGCGAGACCTCGCTGGCGGAGGCCGACATCCGTCGAAAGGCCGATGTGCAGATCGGCCAACCGCTTGCCCGCATCGATGTCGCGACGATCGAGGCCCGCGTGGCGTCGATGGAGCGCGTCCGCACCGTGACGGTGTCCCGTTCGTGGCTGCACACCGTCAAGATCACCGTGGTGGAGCGCAAGCCGGTCGCCTGGATCGCCGTAGGTGGCGCGATCAGGGGGCTGGACCGAGACGGGATCGACTTCCGCACGTACGACAAGGCGCCCAAGGGACTCATCGAGGCGACCGTCACCGAGACCGACACGCGCGGCCGCCAGCAGACCCTGGAGGCCGTCGCGAGCGTCGTCGAGGTCATCGACTCCGAGGAGCCGGCGCTGCGCAAGGTCATGCAGGGCATCAGTGCCGCCAGCAAGGACTCGATCGAGCTTGACCTGACCAAGGGACGCACGGTCGTCTGGGGGAGTCGGGCCGATCCGGGCCACAAGCTCAGCGTCCTCCGGGCGCTGCTGCGCATCGACGCGGTTCGCTACGACGTCAGTGCACCCGACCAGCCGACGACCCGGAAGTAG
- the murC gene encoding UDP-N-acetylmuramate--L-alanine ligase — translation MRIPFPDDVPPARSLGSVHFIGVGGAGLSAIARIMAQQGIAVSGSDAAESAVVEALRAEGITCFVGHDAAHLAGIDTVIASTAVREDNPEVVEAQRRGLRLWPRSAGMRSLMADRRTIAVAGTHGKTTTTAMLACALIAAGAEPSFAIGAEVASLGANARLGRSDLFVAEADESDGAFLHYSPHAAIVTNVDADHLDNYGTVEAYAAAFDEFVTSIDGFLVLDADDPGARALIEPARARGIEVLRVGFGEDADLRGRDLVVEGSSSTFSASLHGVDLGPVRLAVPGAHYAKDALLALGAGLLDGHHGDLLVAGLAAYSGANRRMQPLGTAAGVRIYDSYAHHPTEIRADLAAARSIAAGDRLVVAYQPHLVSRTRLYGVEMGKALSTADRVFVADIYLAREDADPAVTAALIVDAVDGPPATLGGPVSGLAQVLVPELRSGDLLLTLGAGDITTVGPAVLAALGDAG, via the coding sequence GTGAGGATTCCATTCCCCGATGACGTGCCACCGGCCCGATCGCTGGGCTCGGTGCACTTCATCGGCGTCGGCGGGGCAGGGCTGTCGGCCATCGCCCGCATCATGGCCCAGCAGGGGATCGCCGTCAGTGGCAGCGATGCCGCCGAGTCCGCGGTCGTCGAGGCGCTCCGCGCCGAAGGCATCACGTGCTTCGTCGGACATGACGCCGCACACCTGGCCGGCATCGACACCGTGATCGCCTCGACAGCAGTCCGCGAGGACAACCCCGAGGTGGTCGAGGCGCAGCGCCGCGGCCTGCGGCTCTGGCCACGATCTGCCGGGATGCGGTCGCTCATGGCGGACCGACGCACCATCGCTGTTGCCGGCACGCACGGCAAGACAACGACGACCGCGATGCTCGCGTGCGCCCTCATCGCCGCCGGCGCCGAGCCGTCCTTCGCGATCGGGGCCGAGGTCGCCAGCCTGGGCGCCAATGCCCGGCTCGGACGCAGCGACCTCTTCGTTGCCGAGGCGGACGAGAGCGACGGTGCGTTCCTGCACTATTCGCCCCACGCGGCGATCGTCACGAACGTCGATGCGGACCACCTCGACAACTACGGCACCGTCGAGGCGTATGCCGCCGCATTTGATGAGTTCGTGACCTCGATCGACGGCTTCCTCGTCCTGGACGCCGACGACCCGGGCGCTCGGGCGCTGATCGAGCCGGCGCGGGCCCGAGGGATCGAGGTCCTGCGCGTCGGCTTCGGCGAGGACGCCGATCTGAGAGGACGCGACCTGGTCGTCGAGGGCTCCTCCTCGACCTTCTCGGCGTCCCTCCATGGTGTCGACCTCGGACCGGTGCGGCTGGCCGTTCCCGGTGCGCACTATGCCAAGGATGCGTTGCTGGCCCTGGGTGCTGGACTGCTCGACGGCCATCATGGCGACCTGCTCGTGGCCGGGCTTGCGGCCTACTCCGGCGCCAACCGGCGCATGCAGCCCCTCGGCACCGCCGCGGGCGTACGGATCTACGACTCCTACGCCCATCACCCGACCGAGATTCGCGCAGACCTGGCCGCGGCAAGGTCGATCGCGGCGGGGGACCGGCTCGTCGTCGCCTACCAGCCGCACCTGGTCAGTCGGACCCGGCTCTACGGGGTCGAGATGGGCAAGGCCCTGTCGACAGCAGACCGCGTCTTCGTTGCGGACATCTACCTGGCTCGCGAGGATGCCGACCCGGCGGTCACGGCGGCGCTGATCGTCGATGCAGTCGACGGGCCGCCAGCGACCCTGGGTGGTCCCGTGAGCGGCTTGGCGCAGGTTCTCGTGCCGGAGCTGCGATCGGGTGACCTGCTGCTGACCCTCGGGGCCGGTGACATCACGACGGTCGGACCCGCCGTTCTGGCAGCGCTGGGCGACGCCGGGTGA
- a CDS encoding cell division protein SepF, which produces MAGAMRKVGEYLGLVEQADFDDEFDDEIDDPTPVSRQPTVVRPAPVASIDDHRRSERRPERRASTASDLARIETVTPRTYNDARTVGEHYRSGVPVIMNLSEIDDDDAKRLVDFAAGLVFAVHGSINRVTAKVFLLSPENISVTDEDKQRIAAGGFFNQS; this is translated from the coding sequence ATGGCTGGCGCAATGCGGAAGGTCGGCGAATATCTCGGCCTCGTAGAACAGGCTGACTTCGACGACGAGTTCGATGATGAGATCGACGACCCCACGCCCGTGAGCCGGCAGCCTACTGTCGTGCGCCCGGCGCCCGTGGCGAGCATCGACGACCACCGCCGTTCCGAGCGTCGGCCCGAGCGTCGCGCGTCGACCGCCTCCGACCTCGCGCGCATCGAGACCGTGACCCCGCGCACCTACAACGACGCCCGCACGGTTGGCGAGCACTATCGCTCGGGTGTGCCGGTCATCATGAACCTCTCGGAGATCGATGACGACGACGCCAAGCGCCTGGTCGACTTCGCTGCCGGGCTCGTATTTGCCGTCCACGGGTCGATCAACCGTGTCACCGCCAAGGTCTTCCTCCTGTCGCCCGAGAACATCTCGGTGACGGACGAGGACAAGCAGCGCATCGCTGCCGGCGGCTTCTTCAACCAGAGCTGA
- a CDS encoding polyphenol oxidase family protein, producing the protein MLHREAVGRVELAFTDREGGLSEGPWSSLNLGTSNGDDAEVVQRNLARVAEEIGVDRLVRMTQVHGADVVWVDEVAEGEIPRADALLSDQPGVGLLVRVADCVPIVLVDRDKAMAGVVHCGREGLVKGIVPAAVAALRQRGAESLEARVGPRACGRCYELPVEMADAVGALVPEARSTTSWGTPAVDVGAGVLAQLRTLGVPATDLGAGECTIEDERYFSYRRQGQNSGRFGAVAVVR; encoded by the coding sequence TTGCTTCACCGTGAGGCGGTCGGGCGGGTCGAGCTGGCCTTCACCGACCGTGAGGGAGGGTTGAGCGAAGGACCGTGGTCCTCGCTCAACCTCGGGACGTCCAACGGCGACGACGCCGAGGTGGTCCAACGCAATCTGGCCCGGGTGGCCGAAGAGATCGGTGTCGACCGGCTGGTTCGGATGACCCAGGTCCACGGTGCGGACGTCGTCTGGGTCGACGAGGTGGCCGAGGGGGAGATCCCGCGGGCCGATGCGCTCCTGAGCGATCAACCCGGTGTGGGCCTGCTGGTGCGGGTCGCCGACTGTGTGCCGATCGTGCTGGTCGACCGGGACAAAGCCATGGCGGGAGTCGTTCACTGCGGCCGAGAGGGACTGGTCAAGGGAATCGTCCCGGCGGCGGTCGCCGCCCTCCGTCAGCGTGGCGCCGAGTCGCTCGAGGCCCGGGTCGGCCCTCGGGCGTGCGGGCGCTGCTACGAGTTGCCGGTCGAGATGGCGGACGCAGTCGGTGCCCTCGTGCCCGAGGCGCGCTCGACGACGTCGTGGGGGACGCCCGCCGTGGATGTGGGTGCTGGCGTCCTGGCACAGCTGCGGACGCTCGGCGTCCCGGCGACCGATCTCGGCGCTGGCGAGTGCACGATCGAGGACGAGCGCTACTTCTCCTACCGCCGGCAGGGGCAGAACTCCGGCCGGTTCGGCGCAGTGGCGGTGGTCAGATGA
- the ftsZ gene encoding cell division protein FtsZ, which translates to MAVQNYLAVIKVVGIGGGGVNAVNRMIEVGLKGVEFIAINTDAQALLMSDADVKLDVGRDSTRGLGAGANPEIGKRAAEDHAEEIEAAIKGADMVFVTAGEGGGTGTGGAPVVARIARSLGALTIGVVTRPFKFEGRNRSGQADAGIQALRDEVDTLIVIPNDRLLSISDPNVSLLDSFRQADQVLHSGVSGITDLITTPGLINLDFADVKSVMSDAGSALMGIGSARGEHRAAVAAESAVSSPLLEASIEGARGVLLSIAGGSDLGLFEINEAAGLVADAVHPDANIIFGAVIDDALGDEVRVTVIAAGFDGGEPMLRDATKPALLKEVERPAPPAAAPPTAQTFLAPDPHLDGPRRPEDGAGNVTIPPDPVSTGYGDDLDVPDFLR; encoded by the coding sequence ATGGCGGTACAGAACTACCTCGCCGTGATCAAGGTCGTCGGCATCGGCGGAGGCGGCGTCAACGCCGTCAACCGCATGATCGAGGTGGGGCTCAAGGGTGTCGAGTTCATTGCGATCAACACCGATGCTCAGGCGCTCCTGATGAGCGATGCGGACGTCAAGCTCGATGTTGGGCGCGACTCCACCAGGGGGCTCGGCGCAGGCGCCAACCCCGAGATCGGCAAGCGTGCAGCAGAAGACCACGCCGAGGAGATCGAGGCGGCCATCAAGGGCGCCGACATGGTCTTCGTGACGGCAGGTGAAGGCGGCGGCACAGGCACCGGCGGCGCGCCCGTCGTGGCACGTATCGCCCGCTCGCTGGGCGCGCTGACGATCGGTGTCGTGACCAGGCCGTTCAAGTTTGAGGGCCGCAACCGCTCGGGCCAGGCCGACGCCGGCATCCAGGCGCTGCGCGACGAGGTCGACACCCTCATCGTGATCCCCAACGACCGACTGCTGTCGATCAGTGATCCGAACGTCAGCCTCCTCGACTCCTTCCGACAGGCCGACCAGGTCCTGCACTCGGGCGTCTCGGGCATCACTGACCTGATCACGACTCCCGGCCTGATCAACCTCGATTTCGCCGACGTCAAGTCGGTCATGTCCGACGCCGGGTCCGCACTGATGGGCATCGGCTCGGCCCGCGGTGAGCACCGTGCCGCGGTCGCGGCGGAGAGCGCGGTTTCCAGCCCCCTCCTGGAGGCCTCGATCGAGGGTGCCCGCGGAGTGCTGCTGTCGATCGCCGGCGGCTCTGACCTCGGACTGTTCGAGATCAATGAGGCTGCCGGTCTCGTCGCCGACGCGGTGCATCCGGACGCCAACATCATCTTCGGAGCGGTCATCGACGATGCGCTCGGCGATGAGGTCCGCGTGACTGTCATCGCGGCCGGCTTCGATGGTGGCGAGCCGATGTTGCGTGACGCGACCAAGCCCGCGTTGCTCAAGGAGGTCGAGCGGCCGGCACCTCCCGCTGCCGCTCCGCCGACTGCGCAGACGTTCCTCGCGCCCGATCCGCACCTGGACGGACCGAGGCGGCCCGAGGACGGAGCCGGCAACGTCACGATCCCGCCCGACCCGGTGTCGACCGGATACGGCGACGACCTCGACGTGCCCGACTTCCTCCGCTGA
- the murG gene encoding undecaprenyldiphospho-muramoylpentapeptide beta-N-acetylglucosaminyltransferase, which translates to MRALLAGGGTAGHTSPLLATAAVLSEAGVEITCLGTPRGLEVTLIPQAGYRLELVPPVPLPRRPGKALVQVPGKLRAAVRATGEVIDRVRPDVIVGFGGYVSVPAYLVARRRHIPLVVHEGNAIPGIANKLGARFTQHVATSFPDTDLPHARYIGLPIRREISGLDRAALRAEARAHFGLDPDRPTVLVTGGSQGARRINQTLSAAARDLAEAGVQVLHAAGRPDEVALHPRAGDPPYVVLQYIDRMDLAYAAADLIVCRAGANTVTEAAAVGLPAAFVPLPIGNGEQAHNAHAVVQAGGALLIDDAALTPAWIDNVVIPLVCHPGRLAAMSRAAAGIVPRNADELLAEMVQKAARS; encoded by the coding sequence GCGGCGGGACCGCGGGGCATACGTCGCCCCTGCTGGCCACTGCCGCAGTCCTGAGCGAGGCCGGGGTCGAGATCACGTGTCTCGGAACCCCCCGGGGCCTCGAGGTGACCCTGATTCCTCAGGCCGGCTACCGGCTGGAGCTGGTGCCGCCGGTCCCACTGCCGCGCCGGCCGGGCAAGGCGCTCGTCCAGGTTCCGGGCAAGCTGCGGGCCGCAGTCAGGGCGACCGGCGAGGTGATCGACCGGGTACGTCCCGACGTCATCGTGGGTTTCGGTGGATACGTGTCCGTCCCGGCCTACCTCGTGGCACGGCGTCGCCACATCCCGCTCGTCGTGCACGAGGGCAATGCCATCCCTGGCATCGCCAACAAGCTTGGCGCGCGATTCACCCAGCACGTGGCGACCAGCTTCCCCGACACCGACCTGCCGCACGCGCGCTACATCGGCCTGCCGATCCGGCGTGAGATCTCCGGGCTCGATCGGGCCGCGCTGCGTGCCGAGGCCCGAGCCCACTTCGGGCTGGATCCCGACCGCCCCACCGTCCTCGTCACAGGTGGGTCGCAAGGCGCACGTCGGATCAACCAGACGCTTTCTGCCGCCGCTCGCGACCTTGCCGAGGCCGGGGTGCAGGTCCTGCACGCTGCCGGTCGGCCCGATGAGGTCGCGCTGCACCCGCGCGCCGGCGATCCGCCGTACGTCGTGCTGCAGTACATCGACCGGATGGACCTTGCGTATGCCGCGGCCGACCTGATCGTCTGCCGGGCCGGCGCCAACACCGTGACGGAGGCCGCAGCCGTCGGGCTGCCGGCCGCCTTCGTGCCCCTACCGATCGGCAACGGTGAGCAGGCCCACAACGCGCACGCTGTCGTGCAGGCCGGGGGAGCGCTGCTGATCGACGACGCCGCGTTGACCCCGGCGTGGATCGACAACGTCGTGATCCCGTTGGTCTGCCACCCGGGTCGGCTCGCCGCGATGTCGAGAGCCGCCGCTGGCATCGTCCCGCGGAACGCCGACGAGCTGCTCGCCGAGATGGTTCAGAAGGCGGCGCGATCGTGA